A region of the Nitrospirota bacterium genome:
CATCCGAGACTCACGCACAAACCGACGCCCAGCTTTCCGCTGCTGCGAAAGCCAGGCTCAAAGAAGCCCTTCGAGCCAGGCGCGACTAGCACCACCGCTCGATCGGACTCTTCAGGGGCTGGCAGCAATCATCTTGTTATGCCACGAACCGGCGTGCGGTTGTTCGCCTGAATTGTCGGTCGTTGCGATCGCGTCACTGTATCCGCCTAATCTTCCTTTTCTGCGGCACCCTTTCCCTTGGTTTGTAAGGTCTCAGTCTGTGGACCGACTCCCTCCTGTACGAGGGAGGGGGCATGTTCACTCACTACGACGTGATCATCATCGGCACTGGACCAGGTGGCGGCACGCTGGCCTACAAGCTGGCGCCGTCGGGAAAGAAGATTCTTCTCTTAGAGCGTGGCGGCTATTTGCCGCGCGAGAAGGACAACTGGAGTTCCAAGACTGTCTTTATCGACAACAAGTACAAGGCCAAGGAGACCTGGTACGACAAGGATGGCGGCACGTTTCACCCAGGCATTCATTACAACGTCGGGGGAAACAGCAAAGTCTATGGGGCTGCCCTGCTGCGCATGCGCCAGGAAGATTTCGGCGAGGTGAAGCATCACGGCGGCATCTCTCCGGAATGGCCCATCCGCTACGACGACCTCGAATCTTATTACACGCAGGCCGAACATCTGTACTACGTGCACGGCAACCGTGGAGAAGATCCGACCGAACCGAAGGCCAGCGCGCCCTACAAGTATCCAGCCCTTACGCACGAACCTCGCATCCAGGAACTCCACAACGACTGGCAGAGGTGCGGCTACAAGCCCTTTCACCTGCCGGTCGGCGTGATGCTGAACGAGGAACAACAAGAAAAGAGCGCCTGCATCCGCTGCAATACGTGCGACGGTTTTCCCTGTTTGGTCAATGCCAAGGCCGACTCGCAAGTGGTCTGTGTCGATCCGGCGTTGCGGTATCCCAATGTGTCATTGGTCACTGGTGCACTGGTCACTCGGTTAGAGACGAGCGCAGCGGGGCGAGAGGTTACCGCTGTTGATGTTGAACGAAACGGACAACAGGAAACCTACACAGCCGGCATCGTGGTCGTCTCAGCCGGCGCGATTAACTCGTCGGCGTTGTTGCTGAAGTCCGCGAGCGAGAAACATCCGAATGGCCTGGCAAATTCCTCCGGCATGGTTGGTCGTCACTACATGTGCCATAACAACTCGGCGATGCTCGCGATTTCCAAGCGGCCGAATCCGACGGTGTTTCAGAAGACCATCGGCTTGAATGATTTCTATTTTCCCTCGGCCGAGTGGGACTATCCGATGGGCCACATTTCGATGATCGGTAAGTCGGACTTGGATACGCTTCGGGCCGGCGCGCCGGCCTTTGCCCCCGATAAGGCTCTCGATGCGATGGCGAAACATTCGCTCGACTTCTGGATGACCTCGGAAGATCTGCCTGATCCAAACAATCGCGTGCTCGTCGGGAAAGACGGCACGATCACGCTGGCCTATACAGAGAACAATCTGGAAGCGCATCAACGTCTCGCTGCCAAGCTCAAGAGCATGCTCAATCATATCGGCTGTGAAGACCGTTTGCTGCCGACGCATCTCTATCTCGGCAAGAAGATCCCGATCGCTGGGACCGCTCACCAGTGCGGGACTGTGCGGTTCGGACACGATCCGAAGGTGTCTGTTCTGGATGTGAACTGCAAAGCACACGATCTGGATAATCTCTATGTCGTCGATGCGAGTTTCTTTGTGTCGAGTTCAGCGGTGAATCCCTCGCTCACGATTATTGCCAACGCATTGAGGGTGGGAGACCATCTTCTGGAAAGGCTGCATGCATGATTCCTCGAATGGATGAAGTGGATCATAGAGGGTCCTGCCAGGTGGTCCCTGGGCGGAAGCATGTCGTGATCCTGGGCGGAGGCTTCGGCGGCGTGTATGCCGCGATCGAGTTCGAGAAAACACTGGCTCGGGACTCGAACGTATGCATCACACTCGTGAACCGCGAGAACTTCTTTCTCTTTACCCCGATGCTGCACGAAGTCGCCTCCGGCGACCTGGACATGACCAACATCGTCAACCCGATTCGCAAGCTCCTGCGCCGTGTGGAGTTCTTCCACGGGGAGGTGCAATCGATCAATTTGGCGCAGCGGCAGATCAGCCTGATCCATGGGGAGACGCACCATGGGCATATCATGCCTTACGATCATCTGGTACTGGCCTTTGGATCGGTCACGAACTTCTACGGTTTGCCCGGCCTGGCTGAACGGGCCCTCACGATGAAGACACTCGGCGATGCCATTTATCTTCGCAATCGCATGATTGCCCATCTGGAAGAAGCCAACTTTGAATGCGCGGCTCCGGAACGAAAGCTGCTCTTGACCTTCGTGGTCGCGGGCGGCGGATTTGCCGGAGTGGAAACGATTGCCGGAATGAACGATTTTCTCCGGGAGGCGCTCCCGTTCTATCCGCATCTCCGGCCCGACATGCTGCGCCTGGTGCTCGTGCATTCCGGCCCGGAGATTCTTCCCGAACTCGGCGAGCAATTAGGACGGTATGCCCACGAGAAGTTGTCGGAGCGCGGAGTCGAAATCAGGACCAACGTCAAAGTCGTCGAGATGTCGGATGACAATGTCCGCTTGAGCGACGGAACCGACCTGACGACAAACACGCTGGTCTGGACGGCTGGGACCGCGCCCAACCCGTTACTCGCCACGCTGCCTTGCAAGACGAAAGGGGGGCGTTTGCTCGTGAACGATTCCCTTGAAGTGCCGGACTGGCCTGGTGTGTGGGCGTTGGGCGACTGTGCCTTGATTCCGGATCAGCTAACAGGCGGGTTTCATCCACCGACAGGACAACATGCGATGCGTGAAGCTGCGGTAGCAGCCCGCAATGTCACGGCGGCCTTTCGCGGGACGGCGAAGCAACCATTTCGATTCAAGACTATCGGCCTGCTTGCGGCCATTGGGCGACGCACAGGCGTCGCCAGAATTTTTGGCATCAATTTCTCCGGAGTCATCGCCTGGTCCTTGTGGCGGGTGGTCTATCTCGGTAAGTTGCCGCGCATTGAAAAGAAAGTTCGCGTGCTGCTCGACTGGCTGCTGGATGTGATTTTCTCGAAAGACCTCGTCCAATTCCAGACCGTCCGTGGTCATGCCCCAATCTCGGATCCTGTCGCTCAACCGGTTGTGGGGCTGACCGCAGAGCCGGTGACCTCCAGCCAGGGGTAGGCTATGCTGCTCAGGAACCGGCTCATCAGAACCTCTCTGATCCTTGCGGTGCTGCTGTTCCTGCCGACGATGCAGGCTCTGGCGGGAGAGAGCCGCACGGCATCGGCGACCGCTGTGAGATCGATCGGCTTTACCGTATCGGAGATGGTTCGGTCCATCTCGTTCTATTCCGATGTGCTGACGTTCAAGATTATCAGCGATGTGGAAGTGGATGGACCGGAATACGACCAGCTCTGGGGCATTTTTGGTGTACGGGCGCGACTGGTCAAGCTGCAGCTGGGCGAGCAGCAGCTTGAGCTGATCCAGTTCCTGGCGCCGCCGGATGTGCAGCCGATTCCTGTGCCGTCCTACAGCAACGATCTCTGGTTCCAACACGTCGCCATCGTCGTGCGCGATATGGATGCGGCCTGGGCACAACTGCGGAAACATCACGTCCGGCAGATTTCGCCTCGGCCACAGACGATTCCCATGTCGAATCCAGCCGCTGCCGGCATCAAGGCGATCAAGTTCCGCGATCCGGATGGGCACAACCTTGAATTGCTCTGGTTTCCGGAAGGGAAAGGCAACCCGATCTGGAAGAAGCCCGGCGCGAGCCTTTTCATGGGCATTGATCATACGGCCATAACGGTGCGCAGCACGGAGAACAGCACTAAGTTCTACCGTGATCTGCTCGGGCTGACTGTTGCAGGCGGTACGCTGAACATGGGGATGGAGCAGCAATACCTTGATAGCCTACCTGGCGCGAGGGCCCGTGTGACTGGCCTGACTCCAAAGATGTCTCCGCCCGGCGTGGAGCTCCTGGAATATGAACTGCCGACTGCGGGAAGGCCGTTCCCGGTTGACTCACGTCCGACCGATCTCTGGCATTGGCAGACGACGCTGATTGTTTCTGATGTGGAGGCCGCCGCTGCAGCTTTGAGGGAAGCAGCGCACTTCGTCTCATCGACAGTTGTCACGTTTCCTGACAAATCGCTGGGCTTCACCAAGGGATTCCAGGTGCGTGATCCGGATGGACACGCTCTACAAATCGTATCGCCATGAGTGCTGCCACGTGTGCTGCGGCATAGTTGCAGAAACCCATAACGCTCTTCCGAGGTGGAAGCATGATGTCTCGCCTTCTGTTGATGATCTTGTTTCTGATCGGTGGCATAGGTGACGGGTGGGCGGCAGACGAACATGCGCTGTCCCACTGGGGCTATGAAGGCGAGGAGGGCGCTGCTCACTGGGGCATGAGAAGCTCGGCTTACATGGCCTGCGAGGCAGGCTCACACCAATCGCCGGTCAACATCTCGATGCCGAGCCACGCACAGCAACAGGAGCGGTTGGTCTTCCAATATCGATCAGGTCCTGTGCAGGCGCTGGACAACGGCCATACCATCCAAGTGAATGTGCTGTCTGGAAATGAATTGCACCTCAACGGTCGAACCTATTTTCTACGCCAATTTCATTTCCATGATCCGAGCGAGCATCAAGTCGATGGGCGGACCTACCCGATGGAGATCCACTTGGTGCACCAAGACCGGAAGGGGCATGTGGTCGTGATTGGGGTATTCGTCGAAACTGGCTCACCGAATCGGTCACTCGCGGAACTCTGGGCCATGCTTCCGATGAAAGCGGGAGAGGTAGGTTCAGAGCACCAGTTCAATCCCCAAGACCTCATCCCCTCCAACAGCCACCATTTCTCCTATCACGGATCGTTGACTACGCCACCCTGTACCGAAGGTGTCCAGTGGATTATCTTACGCGACCCGATCTCCATGTCCACTCAACAAATCGCGCAGCTCACTTCGATCATCGGCCAGAATGCCCGCCCTATCCAGCCGTTGCACGATCGGAAAATTTACAAAGAGTAACCTCTGCCCCAGTGTCTTTCCTGTTAACAGATAGTTTCGTAACGAGATGCCGTAGATTTCTTTTCCATCAATAGCCGTATTGCAGGATTCTAGACAAGAGTGCTAGACTTCCATACTCGGCCCTGCTATTCCCCAGTACGTAACAGAACGTAGGCTAGTATTGACGGGAAAGGTCGGCATGGCACAAGACACGACCACGCTGGACGATCCGAAACGGTTAGACGCGCTCCACGCCTACGAGATCCTCGATACCCAGCCAGATCCTGCCTTCGATCGACTGGCCAAATTAGCCGCGCAGATCTGCGGGACTCCCTATGCGGCGATTACATTTATCGACCGTGAGCGGCTGTTCTATAAATCGAAAATCGGGTTCACCGACGGCGAGGCGCTAGACTCGCCGGGACTTTGCCACCAGGCCCTTCGCCACACCGATCTGTGTATCGTGCCGGATACGATGCAGGGCGAGCAATTCGCTTCGAAACCGATGGTCATCGGGGATGCTCAGGTTCGCTTTTACGCCGATATGCCATTGAAGACGACGGAGGGCCATACCCTCGGCATGCTCTGTGTGCTTGACCGCATCCCGCGCCAACTCACCAAAGAGCAGGGCGACGCACTGCGGGTGCTGGCCCATGAGGTTCTCACCGAGTTGGAATTACGCCGGACTCGCAAAAGCCTGGAAGAGGGCACGTTCCGGCAAGATCCGGTGCTTGGTGCGCGATACAAGGCCGACGAGTTTCTCCGTTCGCTCGTCGAAGGCACTGTGGCCTCGACCGGCGGAGACTTTCTCCGCGAACTCGTCAAGCACGTGGCTGCGGCCTTGGGCATTCGTTACGCCTTCGTCGGCTATCTCCTTCCAGAATCACGCATTCGCACGCTCGCCTTCTGGAAAGGCGACGGCTACCTTGATCAAATGGAGTACAGTCTCGATGGCACGCCTTGCACGAAGGTGATCCAGGGCGAAACCTGCCATTATGCGCAAGATGTCCAGCAACTTTTCCCGCATGATCAGGATCTGGTGACGTTGGGTGTCACAAGCTATTTAGCTGTCCCGCTGAAAGATCCGAAAGGCCAGGTCCTAGGCCATTTGGTCGCGATGGATATCAAACCGATGACCCTGACCTCCGATGAAATCGAGGTGTTCAAACTGTTCGGCGAACGGGCTGGCGTCGAAATTTACCGTCAAGTGCTTGAAACGTCCCTCCAGCAACGCGAGGCCACGCTTCGCGCCATCGCGGAAGGGACGGCGACCGAGGTGGGAACCAATTTTTTCCGCTCGCTCGTCAAGAGCCTGGCAACAGCCCTTGGCGTGGATTACGCCTACATTTCCGAACTCGGTGACAACGGCCAGACCTTTCGTTCGCGTGCCGGTTGGGGGAAGGGCCAGGTACTCTCGCCGTTCGACGTCCCGGCGCAGGGCCCCTGCGAGACCGTCCTCAAGCGGAATTGCGTGCACCATCCGAGCAAACTTCGAGCACTCTATCCACACGTGCAGTTGATTCAGGATATCGAGGTGGAGAGCTACTGCGGCGTTCCGGTTGTGAGCACATCGGGCAAGGTGCTTGGACATCTGGCTGTGATGGACTGCCATCTGATGCCCGACAAGGAGCTGGTTATGTCGGTGCTCGGTATCTTTGCCGCGAGAGCCGGTGCGGAGTTCGAACGGCTGTACTATGAAGAGACGATGCACAAGAGTAACTTGACGCTCAGAGCCATCTTTGAAGGCACGGCACCTGCCGTGGGTGTGGGATTTTTCCATTCCCTCGTGAAGAACCTGGCAAGGGCCCTCGGTGTCGAATATGCGTTCGTGTCGGAATTTTGTATGGACCGGACCAAGGTGCGGACTCTGGCTTTCTGGGCCGGCGATCGGCTGAAAGACAATTTTGAGTATGCCATCGCCCATACGCCCTGCGAAAGGGTACTGGCCGGGGAGATCTATCATTGCGAGGACAAGGTCGCCGATCGTTTTCCGCTCCACAGAGAGGATCTGGAAAAGCTCGGCGTGCAGAGTTATCTGGCGATTCCGGTGACGAGCGTGAGCGGGGAGGTGCTGGGGCATCTGGCAGTCATGGACCGAAAGCCGATGGCGCTCGAGCAACTCGATCTGTCTGTATTTAAGATCTTCAGTGCGCGGGCCGGCGCCGAACTAGAGCGGCTGCACATGGAAATTGTACTGAAAGACAACGAGGAGCGGTTGCGCGACCTGTTCGACGAAGCGCCGATTGCTTACGTCTACGAGGGGCTCGATTCAAAGTTGCTTCGCGTCAACCGCACGGCGATGAAATCCCTCGGCATTACGGCGGATCAGGTCGACGGCCTCTACGGTAGGGATTTCGTTCCCAATACACCCGACGCACAACGACGCTTGAAGGAAGCGTTCGCCTCCGTCGGTAAGGGCATCGATACCAGCGGCGTCGTGCTCGAACTGCGCCGTAAGGACAACGGCAAGCCGCTCTGGATGAAGTGGTGGTCACGGCCAGACCCCTCAGGCACCTATACCCGCACGATGTTTATCGACATCACTGAGCAGGTCTTGATGGAGCAGGAGAAGGCCCGGCTTGAAGCGCAGAATGTCTATCTGCAGGAAGAAATTAAACTCACGCACAATTTCGAAGAATTGATAGGCGGCTCGACCTCGCTGAAAAAGGTGCTGAAGAATGTGGAACGGGTTGCCCCGACCGATTCGACCGTGTTGATCACAGGGGAAACCGGGACCGGCAAGGAGTTGATCGCGCGGGCGATCCATAACTTAAGTCCGCGGAAGGGCCGCCCTCTCGTCAAAGTCAATTGTGCAGCCATTCCAGCCGGTTTGATCGAAAGCGAGCTGTTCGGTCACGAGAAAGGCGCGTTTACCGGCGCGCTGACGAAAAAGATGGGCCGTTTTGAACTGGCCGACAAGGGGACTATTTTTCTCGACGAGATCGGGGAACTCCCGCTCGATCTGCAATCGAAACTGTTGCGCGTGCTTCAAGAGGGAGAATTCGAGCGGGTGGGCGGGACGCAGACGTTCAAGGTGAACGTGCGGGTCATTGCGGCAACGAACCGGAATCTCGAACAGCTTTCTAAGACCGGCCACTATCGCCCGGACCTCTACTACCGATTGAACGTGTTTCCAATTCACCTTCCTGCGTTGCGCGAGCGTGAGAGTGATATTCCGCTGTTGGCACAATTTTTCGTGCGCAAGTTTGCGACGGATCTCGGCAAGAAGATCGATCGGATTCCCGAGCGGATGATGTCGACGCTTCAGCGCTACCCTTGGCCGGGGAACATTCGCGAACTGGAGCATGTGATCGAACGTGCAGTGATTTTGAGCGAGGGGCCGGAGTTGGAACCGATCGACTGGCTTTCAGCATCAGCCAGCAAGACTGGAGAGAGGAAGGCTCTGACGCTCGAAGAGGTGGAGCGTCACCATATCGTCGACATTCTCGATCAGACGAACTGGCGAGTGAGCGGCGAAAAGGGCGCAGCCAAAATCCTCGGCCTGAACCCCACGACCCTCGAGGCAAGGATGAAAAAACTCGGCATCGAACGCGTGAAACTGGAGACGTGAGACGTGAAGTGTCGTTCGTGAAGCGCGTGCCAGAGTAGCTACACCCCTCGTTCATTGAATCGTTTCCTGCCAAACGTTACTAACCATCAGCTTTCAGCTCGTTTCCTATTGGATGCTTCCA
Encoded here:
- a CDS encoding GMC family oxidoreductase gives rise to the protein MFTHYDVIIIGTGPGGGTLAYKLAPSGKKILLLERGGYLPREKDNWSSKTVFIDNKYKAKETWYDKDGGTFHPGIHYNVGGNSKVYGAALLRMRQEDFGEVKHHGGISPEWPIRYDDLESYYTQAEHLYYVHGNRGEDPTEPKASAPYKYPALTHEPRIQELHNDWQRCGYKPFHLPVGVMLNEEQQEKSACIRCNTCDGFPCLVNAKADSQVVCVDPALRYPNVSLVTGALVTRLETSAAGREVTAVDVERNGQQETYTAGIVVVSAGAINSSALLLKSASEKHPNGLANSSGMVGRHYMCHNNSAMLAISKRPNPTVFQKTIGLNDFYFPSAEWDYPMGHISMIGKSDLDTLRAGAPAFAPDKALDAMAKHSLDFWMTSEDLPDPNNRVLVGKDGTITLAYTENNLEAHQRLAAKLKSMLNHIGCEDRLLPTHLYLGKKIPIAGTAHQCGTVRFGHDPKVSVLDVNCKAHDLDNLYVVDASFFVSSSAVNPSLTIIANALRVGDHLLERLHA
- a CDS encoding NAD(P)/FAD-dependent oxidoreductase encodes the protein MIPRMDEVDHRGSCQVVPGRKHVVILGGGFGGVYAAIEFEKTLARDSNVCITLVNRENFFLFTPMLHEVASGDLDMTNIVNPIRKLLRRVEFFHGEVQSINLAQRQISLIHGETHHGHIMPYDHLVLAFGSVTNFYGLPGLAERALTMKTLGDAIYLRNRMIAHLEEANFECAAPERKLLLTFVVAGGGFAGVETIAGMNDFLREALPFYPHLRPDMLRLVLVHSGPEILPELGEQLGRYAHEKLSERGVEIRTNVKVVEMSDDNVRLSDGTDLTTNTLVWTAGTAPNPLLATLPCKTKGGRLLVNDSLEVPDWPGVWALGDCALIPDQLTGGFHPPTGQHAMREAAVAARNVTAAFRGTAKQPFRFKTIGLLAAIGRRTGVARIFGINFSGVIAWSLWRVVYLGKLPRIEKKVRVLLDWLLDVIFSKDLVQFQTVRGHAPISDPVAQPVVGLTAEPVTSSQG
- a CDS encoding VOC family protein, producing the protein MLLRNRLIRTSLILAVLLFLPTMQALAGESRTASATAVRSIGFTVSEMVRSISFYSDVLTFKIISDVEVDGPEYDQLWGIFGVRARLVKLQLGEQQLELIQFLAPPDVQPIPVPSYSNDLWFQHVAIVVRDMDAAWAQLRKHHVRQISPRPQTIPMSNPAAAGIKAIKFRDPDGHNLELLWFPEGKGNPIWKKPGASLFMGIDHTAITVRSTENSTKFYRDLLGLTVAGGTLNMGMEQQYLDSLPGARARVTGLTPKMSPPGVELLEYELPTAGRPFPVDSRPTDLWHWQTTLIVSDVEAAAAALREAAHFVSSTVVTFPDKSLGFTKGFQVRDPDGHALQIVSP
- a CDS encoding carbonic anhydrase family protein, with protein sequence MMSRLLLMILFLIGGIGDGWAADEHALSHWGYEGEEGAAHWGMRSSAYMACEAGSHQSPVNISMPSHAQQQERLVFQYRSGPVQALDNGHTIQVNVLSGNELHLNGRTYFLRQFHFHDPSEHQVDGRTYPMEIHLVHQDRKGHVVVIGVFVETGSPNRSLAELWAMLPMKAGEVGSEHQFNPQDLIPSNSHHFSYHGSLTTPPCTEGVQWIILRDPISMSTQQIAQLTSIIGQNARPIQPLHDRKIYKE
- a CDS encoding sigma 54-interacting transcriptional regulator encodes the protein MAQDTTTLDDPKRLDALHAYEILDTQPDPAFDRLAKLAAQICGTPYAAITFIDRERLFYKSKIGFTDGEALDSPGLCHQALRHTDLCIVPDTMQGEQFASKPMVIGDAQVRFYADMPLKTTEGHTLGMLCVLDRIPRQLTKEQGDALRVLAHEVLTELELRRTRKSLEEGTFRQDPVLGARYKADEFLRSLVEGTVASTGGDFLRELVKHVAAALGIRYAFVGYLLPESRIRTLAFWKGDGYLDQMEYSLDGTPCTKVIQGETCHYAQDVQQLFPHDQDLVTLGVTSYLAVPLKDPKGQVLGHLVAMDIKPMTLTSDEIEVFKLFGERAGVEIYRQVLETSLQQREATLRAIAEGTATEVGTNFFRSLVKSLATALGVDYAYISELGDNGQTFRSRAGWGKGQVLSPFDVPAQGPCETVLKRNCVHHPSKLRALYPHVQLIQDIEVESYCGVPVVSTSGKVLGHLAVMDCHLMPDKELVMSVLGIFAARAGAEFERLYYEETMHKSNLTLRAIFEGTAPAVGVGFFHSLVKNLARALGVEYAFVSEFCMDRTKVRTLAFWAGDRLKDNFEYAIAHTPCERVLAGEIYHCEDKVADRFPLHREDLEKLGVQSYLAIPVTSVSGEVLGHLAVMDRKPMALEQLDLSVFKIFSARAGAELERLHMEIVLKDNEERLRDLFDEAPIAYVYEGLDSKLLRVNRTAMKSLGITADQVDGLYGRDFVPNTPDAQRRLKEAFASVGKGIDTSGVVLELRRKDNGKPLWMKWWSRPDPSGTYTRTMFIDITEQVLMEQEKARLEAQNVYLQEEIKLTHNFEELIGGSTSLKKVLKNVERVAPTDSTVLITGETGTGKELIARAIHNLSPRKGRPLVKVNCAAIPAGLIESELFGHEKGAFTGALTKKMGRFELADKGTIFLDEIGELPLDLQSKLLRVLQEGEFERVGGTQTFKVNVRVIAATNRNLEQLSKTGHYRPDLYYRLNVFPIHLPALRERESDIPLLAQFFVRKFATDLGKKIDRIPERMMSTLQRYPWPGNIRELEHVIERAVILSEGPELEPIDWLSASASKTGERKALTLEEVERHHIVDILDQTNWRVSGEKGAAKILGLNPTTLEARMKKLGIERVKLET